A single genomic interval of Haloterrigena salifodinae harbors:
- a CDS encoding HAD family hydrolase translates to MDAAYDAVLFDNDGVLTTPTDREVLIDAMHDAFAAVGVVDPPSEHVRTVMGPSVDSLREVADTHDVDPHELWTAREHAAVTAQLEEIEAGRKRPYDDIDAIRDLEVATAIVSNNQHETIGNIVSQFELDWFDVWYGREPTVKGIDRKKPTPYYLELALEELGAENALFVGDSWVDVEAADAAGIDAAFLRRDHVEGVGLPRAPTVEIESLEAIPELL, encoded by the coding sequence GCGAGGTGCTCATCGACGCGATGCACGACGCCTTCGCGGCCGTCGGCGTCGTCGACCCGCCGTCCGAGCACGTTCGGACCGTGATGGGGCCGAGCGTCGACTCGCTGCGCGAGGTCGCCGACACCCACGATGTCGATCCCCACGAACTCTGGACGGCTCGCGAACACGCCGCCGTCACGGCCCAACTCGAGGAGATCGAGGCCGGCCGGAAACGTCCCTACGACGATATCGACGCGATCCGCGACCTCGAGGTCGCGACGGCGATCGTCAGCAACAACCAACACGAGACGATCGGCAACATCGTCTCCCAGTTCGAACTCGACTGGTTCGACGTCTGGTACGGCCGCGAGCCGACGGTAAAGGGAATCGATCGCAAGAAGCCGACGCCGTACTACCTCGAACTCGCACTCGAGGAACTCGGCGCCGAGAACGCGCTGTTCGTCGGCGATAGCTGGGTCGACGTCGAGGCGGCCGACGCCGCCGGCATCGACGCCGCCTTCCTCCGGCGCGACCACGTCGAGGGCGTGGGGCTCCCGCGGGCGCCGACCGTCGAAATCGAGAGCCTCGAGGCGATTCCCGAGCTGCTGTAA
- a CDS encoding SRPBCC domain-containing protein has translation MTEFDVFEEIELFEEIDAPPDVVWDVLLEFERYPEWNPFVRAIEGDPTPGKRLRVRIEPPGARGMTFEPEVVVVEENRRLAWVGRLVVPFAFDGYHEVRLEPVADGDRTRLLHRETFRGALVPLLFDRESLEKGFAAMNAAIKERAERRIAAAT, from the coding sequence ATGACCGAATTCGACGTCTTCGAGGAGATCGAACTGTTCGAGGAGATCGACGCGCCGCCCGACGTCGTCTGGGACGTCCTCCTCGAGTTCGAGCGCTACCCGGAGTGGAACCCGTTCGTTCGGGCAATCGAGGGCGACCCGACGCCGGGCAAACGCCTCCGAGTGCGGATCGAGCCGCCGGGCGCCCGCGGGATGACGTTCGAGCCCGAGGTCGTTGTCGTCGAGGAGAACCGCCGCCTCGCGTGGGTCGGTCGACTGGTCGTTCCCTTCGCCTTCGACGGCTACCACGAGGTCCGCCTCGAGCCCGTGGCCGACGGCGACCGGACGCGGCTGCTCCACCGCGAGACGTTCCGCGGCGCGCTCGTTCCGCTGTTATTCGATCGAGAGTCCCTCGAGAAGGGGTTCGCGGCGATGAACGCGGCTATCAAGGAACGGGCGGAGCGTCGAATCGCCGCCGCCACGTGA